One stretch of Zhihengliuella flava DNA includes these proteins:
- a CDS encoding Nif3-like dinuclear metal center hexameric protein — protein MHDAMENDEVTAEHSPATVEESPSATLGDVLVAMEELWPRSLAEDWDRVGLVAGRTERQIKRIVFAVDPTLEVVRDAVAREADLLITHHPLLLRGVNSVAASDAKGEVVHELIEGRCALATVHTNGDSAVGGVSDVLADIFGLTDTEPLSAAPEGLPEEGIGRVGNLPQAVSLGDFASTVFSAMPAVAGGVRVAGDREAVVRRIAICGGAGDSLFDAVRSSGADVYVTADLRHHPASEARETARGGRPYLIDVSHFASEWLWLPAAAEALQNVLTDQDFEVEILVSSINSDPWDFLLTP, from the coding sequence ATGCACGATGCCATGGAGAACGACGAAGTGACTGCCGAACATTCCCCGGCCACCGTTGAGGAATCCCCGTCAGCGACGCTAGGGGACGTCTTGGTCGCCATGGAGGAGTTGTGGCCGCGTTCGCTCGCCGAGGACTGGGACCGAGTCGGGCTCGTGGCAGGACGCACTGAGCGGCAGATCAAACGGATTGTCTTCGCCGTCGATCCAACCCTCGAGGTCGTGCGCGACGCCGTCGCGCGTGAAGCCGATCTGCTCATCACGCACCACCCCTTGTTGCTGCGCGGAGTCAACTCTGTGGCCGCCAGTGATGCCAAAGGCGAGGTGGTCCACGAACTCATTGAAGGTCGCTGCGCGCTCGCCACCGTCCATACCAACGGCGACTCGGCCGTCGGGGGTGTTTCCGACGTCCTAGCCGACATCTTCGGCCTCACGGACACGGAACCACTCTCGGCAGCGCCGGAGGGCCTGCCCGAGGAGGGGATTGGCCGCGTGGGGAATCTGCCGCAGGCCGTGAGCCTCGGCGACTTCGCGTCGACCGTCTTCTCAGCGATGCCCGCCGTCGCCGGCGGCGTGCGCGTCGCCGGCGATCGCGAGGCGGTCGTTCGCCGCATCGCGATTTGCGGGGGAGCGGGTGACAGCCTGTTCGACGCCGTCCGCTCCAGTGGCGCCGATGTGTACGTCACCGCGGACCTTCGGCACCACCCGGCGTCTGAGGCACGTGAGACGGCGCGGGGCGGACGTCCATACCTGATTGACGTCTCCCACTTCGCGAGCGAGTGGTTGTGGCTGCCGGCAGCCGCCGAGGCGCTGCAGAATGTTCTCACCGACCAGGATTTCGAGGTCGAGATTCTGGTGAGTTCGATCAATTCTGACCCGTGGGACTTCCTTTTAACCCCCTGA
- the msrA gene encoding peptide-methionine (S)-S-oxide reductase MsrA, producing MQTYYLGGGCFWCLDAVYRKVRGVTSVVSGYLGGAADTAYYEAVCSGTTGHVEVVAVTFDPEQVPREVILDIFFASHDPTTLNRQGYDVGTQYRSALFFRDDAERADFERAVEKHQENFADPIVTAIEPATPFYEAEPVHQNYYELNPMAGYCNVIINPKLAKVRRYYAAWLQG from the coding sequence GTGCAGACCTACTACCTCGGCGGGGGCTGCTTTTGGTGTCTCGACGCGGTGTACCGGAAAGTGCGCGGCGTGACGTCGGTGGTGTCCGGTTATCTGGGCGGCGCCGCTGACACGGCCTACTACGAAGCGGTCTGTTCTGGGACCACCGGCCACGTGGAGGTCGTCGCCGTGACGTTTGATCCGGAACAAGTCCCCCGCGAGGTCATCTTGGATATTTTCTTTGCCTCGCATGATCCCACCACCCTCAACCGTCAGGGGTACGACGTCGGCACGCAGTACCGCTCGGCGCTGTTCTTTCGGGACGACGCCGAGCGCGCTGACTTCGAGCGCGCGGTCGAGAAGCATCAAGAGAACTTTGCAGATCCCATCGTCACAGCCATCGAACCAGCGACGCCGTTCTACGAAGCGGAGCCGGTGCACCAGAATTACTATGAGCTCAACCCGATGGCCGGGTATTGCAACGTCATCATTAACCCAAAACTCGCCAAAGTGCGCCGATATTACGCAGCATGGCTCCAGGGGTAA
- the cysK gene encoding cysteine synthase A, with the protein MGKIHQDVTELIGGTPLVRLNRLTEGLPGDVAVKLEFFNPANSVKDRIGVSIVDAAEKAGALRPGGTIVEGTSGNTGIALAMVGAARGYRVILTMPETMSTERRVMLRAFGAEIVLTPGAEGMRGAVEKAKQIVATTENSIWAQQFANEANPAVHRATTGQEIWDDTDGKVDVLVSGIGTGGTITGAGNLLKELKPSVKIVAVEPADSPILNGGTPGPHKIQGLGANFVPEILDTTVYDEVLDASVEDSVATARALGTQEGILGGISSGAAVWGALQVAARPESDGKLIVVVVPDFGERYISTLLYDDIRG; encoded by the coding sequence ATGGGGAAGATTCATCAGGACGTCACTGAGCTGATCGGCGGGACCCCGCTGGTTCGCCTGAACCGCCTCACCGAAGGGTTGCCGGGTGACGTCGCCGTGAAGCTCGAATTCTTTAACCCGGCCAACAGCGTGAAGGACCGGATCGGCGTCTCGATCGTTGACGCCGCTGAAAAGGCCGGCGCGCTGCGCCCGGGCGGGACAATCGTTGAGGGCACGTCGGGAAATACCGGCATCGCGCTCGCCATGGTCGGGGCTGCCCGCGGTTACCGGGTGATTCTCACGATGCCTGAAACGATGTCCACGGAGCGGCGCGTGATGTTGCGCGCGTTCGGTGCCGAAATCGTGTTGACCCCGGGAGCCGAGGGCATGCGCGGGGCCGTCGAGAAGGCCAAACAGATCGTGGCCACCACGGAGAATTCCATCTGGGCGCAGCAGTTCGCTAACGAGGCCAACCCGGCGGTCCACCGCGCCACGACGGGTCAGGAGATCTGGGATGACACCGACGGGAAGGTCGACGTCCTGGTCTCGGGCATTGGCACCGGCGGCACCATCACGGGCGCAGGCAACCTGCTCAAAGAGCTCAAGCCGTCCGTCAAGATCGTCGCCGTCGAGCCCGCCGACTCCCCGATTCTCAACGGCGGCACTCCGGGGCCCCACAAGATCCAGGGCCTCGGCGCCAACTTCGTCCCCGAGATTCTCGACACGACCGTCTACGACGAGGTGCTCGACGCCTCCGTCGAGGATTCCGTCGCCACGGCGCGTGCCCTCGGCACGCAGGAGGGCATCTTGGGCGGTATCTCCTCCGGTGCAGCCGTCTGGGGTGCCCTGCAGGTGGCGGCCCGTCCGGAGAGCGACGGCAAGTTGATCGTCGTCGTCGTCCCGGACTTCGGTGAGCGCTACATCTCGACCCTGCTTTACGACGATATCCGCGGCTAA
- the epsC gene encoding serine O-acetyltransferase EpsC: protein MTFLARLREDLDAARSHDPAARGTAENFFAYSGLHAVWIHRFSHRLWLRPQWRLAARLVSQFGRFLTGIEIHPGATIGRRFFIDHGAGVVIGETAEVGDDVMLYHGVTLGGRSLAKTKRHPTLEDRVVVGAGAKILGPITIGADSAVGANAVVVKDAPQHSIVTGIPATNRPRKPSEHQPAVDPAAYIDPAIWI, encoded by the coding sequence GTGACATTTCTTGCCCGTCTTCGCGAAGACCTCGACGCCGCGCGGTCGCATGATCCCGCAGCGCGGGGCACCGCGGAGAACTTTTTCGCCTATTCAGGGCTGCACGCGGTCTGGATTCACCGTTTCTCTCACCGCTTGTGGTTACGTCCGCAGTGGCGCCTCGCCGCGCGCCTCGTCTCGCAGTTCGGCCGATTTCTGACCGGCATCGAGATTCATCCGGGAGCGACGATTGGTCGTCGCTTCTTCATCGACCATGGTGCTGGCGTGGTGATCGGCGAAACCGCCGAAGTCGGTGACGACGTCATGCTCTATCACGGCGTCACCCTGGGTGGGCGCTCGCTGGCCAAAACCAAGCGGCACCCCACCCTCGAGGATCGCGTGGTCGTCGGGGCCGGGGCCAAGATCCTCGGCCCGATCACGATTGGTGCCGATTCAGCGGTCGGGGCAAACGCCGTCGTGGTGAAGGACGCGCCGCAGCACTCCATTGTCACGGGTATTCCCGCGACGAATCGTCCCCGAAAACCTTCGGAGCATCAGCCGGCTGTCGATCCCGCGGCGTATATCGATCCGGCGATCTGGATCTAA
- the gndA gene encoding NADP-dependent phosphogluconate dehydrogenase, whose protein sequence is MPAQIGVTGLAVMGANLARNFARNGYTVAVHNRSVGKTDALLEAHGSEGDFIRTESLEELVANLETPRRVMIMVKAGGPVDAVIEQLIPLLEPGDIVIDGGNSHYEDTRRREAELAQHDLHFVGVGVSGGEEGALLGPSIMPGGSAESYKALGPMLEKISAKYNDEPCCTWISTDGAGHFVKMVHNGIEYADMQVIGEAYDLMRSAAGIEPAEQSKIFEEWMGTSLSSFLIEISAEVLGHVDAATGKPLVDVIVDSAGQKGTGRWTVVSALQLGSPVSGIAESVFARGLSSQRSQREQAQSVLAGHESTVELPENFVEDVRQALFASKLVSYAQGLDMLGSAAAEYGWELKLDEIASLWRAGCIIRADLLDEIMKAYADGNKPENLLLAPAFAEAIAEAVPAWRRVISTAVQLGIPVPVFSASLAYYDGLRRKRLPAALIQGQRDLFGAHTYERIDREGTFHTQWSGDKTEIAAVSTH, encoded by the coding sequence ATGCCTGCACAGATTGGCGTGACCGGCCTGGCCGTTATGGGCGCTAACCTCGCCCGCAACTTCGCGCGCAACGGGTACACCGTCGCCGTCCACAACCGCTCGGTGGGGAAGACCGACGCGCTGTTGGAGGCCCATGGCAGCGAGGGCGATTTCATCCGTACCGAGTCGCTTGAGGAACTCGTCGCCAACCTGGAGACCCCGCGCCGGGTCATGATCATGGTCAAAGCCGGTGGCCCAGTCGACGCAGTCATCGAGCAGCTCATCCCGCTGCTCGAGCCCGGAGACATCGTGATCGACGGCGGCAATTCGCACTACGAGGACACCCGCCGGCGCGAGGCCGAGTTGGCCCAGCACGACTTGCACTTCGTCGGCGTCGGCGTCTCCGGGGGCGAAGAGGGCGCCTTGCTGGGCCCATCGATCATGCCGGGCGGCTCGGCCGAGTCTTACAAGGCTCTCGGCCCCATGCTGGAGAAGATTTCGGCGAAGTACAACGATGAGCCCTGCTGCACCTGGATCTCCACGGACGGAGCCGGCCACTTCGTCAAGATGGTCCACAATGGCATCGAGTACGCAGACATGCAGGTCATTGGTGAGGCCTACGATTTGATGCGTTCGGCCGCTGGGATCGAGCCCGCGGAGCAATCGAAGATCTTCGAGGAATGGATGGGCACCAGCCTCTCGTCGTTCCTCATTGAGATCTCTGCCGAGGTTTTGGGTCACGTCGACGCTGCCACGGGCAAGCCGCTGGTTGACGTCATCGTCGACTCCGCGGGCCAGAAGGGCACCGGCCGGTGGACGGTTGTTTCCGCCCTGCAACTCGGCTCACCCGTTTCCGGCATCGCCGAGTCGGTCTTCGCCCGCGGTTTGTCCTCGCAGCGTTCGCAGCGCGAACAGGCTCAGAGTGTCCTGGCCGGGCACGAGTCCACGGTGGAACTTCCAGAGAACTTCGTTGAGGACGTCCGCCAGGCCCTGTTTGCTTCCAAGCTCGTCTCCTACGCCCAGGGCCTCGACATGCTGGGCAGCGCGGCCGCCGAGTACGGCTGGGAGCTCAAGCTGGACGAGATCGCCTCGCTGTGGCGCGCCGGCTGCATCATTCGCGCAGACCTGCTCGACGAGATCATGAAGGCTTACGCGGACGGCAACAAGCCAGAAAATCTTCTGCTGGCCCCGGCCTTCGCCGAGGCCATCGCTGAGGCCGTACCTGCTTGGCGCCGCGTGATCTCCACCGCCGTTCAGCTCGGCATTCCTGTCCCGGTGTTCTCCGCGTCCCTGGCCTACTACGACGGCCTGCGCCGCAAGCGCTTGCCGGCAGCTCTCATTCAGGGCCAGCGGGACCTCTTCGGCGCCCACACCTACGAGCGCATCGACCGCGAGGGGACGTTCCATACCCAGTGGAGCGGGGACAAGACGGAAATTGCCGCCGTCTCCACCCACTAG
- a CDS encoding redoxin domain-containing protein, protein MDLLPVGTPVPTFSAVNQFGEHVGDTTLPGAAFLVFYPFAFSRVCTAELGVLQRNLSAFEDRGAAVLGVSVDHRFALRAYAAQEGLTFELLSDFWPHGEIARAFQCFDSQHGRAGRATYLLTNGHIADAFFSAPGEPRPWARYQQALASLPA, encoded by the coding sequence GTGGACCTCTTGCCCGTGGGCACCCCCGTGCCCACGTTCTCTGCGGTGAACCAGTTTGGCGAGCACGTCGGCGACACCACGCTTCCGGGTGCAGCGTTTCTCGTCTTTTATCCCTTCGCCTTTTCGCGCGTCTGCACCGCTGAGCTCGGAGTCTTGCAGCGGAACCTCTCCGCGTTCGAGGACCGCGGAGCCGCGGTACTCGGCGTGTCCGTGGATCATCGCTTTGCCCTGCGCGCTTACGCCGCCCAAGAGGGTTTAACCTTTGAGTTGCTCTCCGATTTTTGGCCGCACGGCGAGATCGCCCGGGCCTTTCAGTGCTTCGATAGTCAGCACGGTCGCGCCGGGCGAGCGACGTATCTCCTGACCAACGGCCACATCGCCGACGCTTTTTTCAGTGCACCGGGGGAGCCTCGGCCGTGGGCCCGCTATCAACAGGCCCTCGCTAGCCTCCCGGCGTAA
- a CDS encoding DUF3052 domain-containing protein — MSEAAAATSKAAAKMGFTEGSLIQELGYDDDVDFDLRDALEDGIDSELLTEEDQDIVDAVILWWRDGDGDLVDALVDALTSLDDGGIVWLLTPKNGRDGHVTPAEILEAAPTAGLHVTTSEGVSEDWAAARLAPRRKS; from the coding sequence GTGAGCGAGGCCGCTGCCGCGACATCGAAGGCTGCAGCCAAGATGGGTTTCACTGAGGGAAGCCTCATTCAGGAACTCGGCTACGACGACGACGTCGACTTTGACCTGCGCGATGCACTGGAAGACGGCATCGACTCGGAGCTACTCACCGAGGAGGACCAGGACATTGTTGATGCCGTGATCCTCTGGTGGCGGGACGGGGATGGAGACCTCGTCGACGCGCTCGTCGACGCACTGACGTCGCTGGACGACGGCGGCATCGTGTGGCTTCTGACGCCGAAGAACGGACGCGATGGGCATGTCACCCCCGCGGAAATTCTTGAAGCCGCCCCCACGGCAGGACTGCACGTCACCACGAGCGAGGGCGTCTCGGAGGACTGGGCGGCCGCCCGTTTGGCACCGCGCCGCAAGAGCTAA
- the aceE gene encoding pyruvate dehydrogenase (acetyl-transferring), homodimeric type has translation MADDHISHIRSGLTSQLPDRDPEETAEWLESFDDLVEAQGTERAQFIVRSLLQRAGAKSVGVPMVTTTDYVNTIPVDQEPDFPGDEEVERRYRAWMRWNAAVMVHRGQQPDIGVGGHISTFAGAATLYEVGFNHFFRGKNHAGGGDQIFFQGHASPGMYARAFMEGRLSEDDLDGFRQEKSKGGHGLPSYPHPRNLPDFWEFPTVSMGIGPANAIYQAQANRYMHNRGIKDTSDQHVWAFLGDGEMDEPESRGFLQLAANEKLDNLTFVINCNLQRLDGPVRGNGKIMQELEAFFRGAGWNVIKVPWGREWDALLEKDKTGALVDIMNQTPDGDYQTYKAESGAFVREHFFGKSPETKELVAEMSDDEIWNLKRGGHDYHKVYAAYRAAMEFKGKPTVILAKTVKGYGLGPHFEARNATHQMKKLTLDDLKAFRDHLRIPITDEQLEADPYRPPYYHPGSDSPEIKYMMERRAALGGSVPERRSKHQEVTLPDEKAYAIAKRGSGKQEAATTMAFVRLLKDIMRDKNFGDRIVPIVPDEARTFGMDSFFPTAKIYNPKGQNYLSVDRDLVLAYKESPAGQILHPGINEAGALGAFTGIGTAYATHGEPLVPVYVFYSMFGFQRTGDQFWAAADQMTRGFIIGATAGRTTLTGEGLQHADGHSPILASTNPAVVTYDPAYGYEIGHIVRAGLERMYGGEHADPNVMYYLTVYNEPISQPAEPEELDVDGVLKGIYLAAPAQVDGPRTQLLASGVAMPWAIEAQKMLADEWGVSADVWSVTSWNELRRDALAAEEESFLNPSSEARTPFIAQQLAGATGPVVAVSDYMSSVPDQVRQYVPNEWASLGADGFGFSDTRAAARRFFKIDAHSIVVRTLQMLARRGEVSADAPQQAFERYQLDDVNAGTSGNAGGDA, from the coding sequence GTGGCTGACGATCACATTTCACACATCCGGTCTGGCTTGACCAGCCAGTTGCCGGACCGCGACCCGGAGGAGACGGCCGAGTGGCTGGAGTCCTTTGACGACTTGGTCGAGGCACAGGGAACCGAACGGGCCCAGTTCATTGTTCGCTCGTTGCTGCAGCGCGCCGGCGCCAAGAGCGTTGGTGTGCCCATGGTGACCACCACCGACTACGTCAATACGATTCCGGTGGACCAAGAGCCGGACTTCCCGGGCGACGAAGAAGTGGAGCGGCGCTACCGGGCGTGGATGCGCTGGAACGCTGCCGTGATGGTTCACCGAGGACAGCAGCCGGATATTGGCGTGGGTGGGCACATCTCCACCTTTGCTGGCGCCGCCACTCTGTACGAGGTGGGCTTCAACCACTTCTTCCGCGGCAAGAATCACGCTGGCGGCGGTGATCAGATCTTCTTCCAGGGACATGCTTCTCCGGGGATGTACGCGCGTGCCTTCATGGAGGGGCGCCTCTCCGAAGATGACCTGGACGGGTTCCGGCAAGAGAAGTCCAAGGGCGGGCACGGCTTGCCGTCCTACCCGCACCCGCGGAACCTACCAGATTTCTGGGAGTTCCCGACCGTCTCGATGGGCATCGGTCCGGCCAACGCGATCTATCAAGCGCAGGCAAACCGTTACATGCACAACCGCGGCATCAAGGACACCTCTGACCAGCACGTCTGGGCGTTCCTAGGCGACGGCGAAATGGACGAGCCGGAGTCGCGCGGGTTCCTTCAGCTGGCCGCCAACGAGAAGCTGGATAATCTCACGTTCGTCATCAACTGCAACCTGCAGCGGCTCGATGGTCCCGTGCGTGGCAACGGCAAGATCATGCAGGAGCTCGAGGCCTTCTTCCGGGGCGCCGGCTGGAACGTCATCAAGGTTCCGTGGGGCCGCGAATGGGACGCTCTGTTGGAGAAGGACAAGACGGGCGCACTGGTGGACATCATGAACCAGACTCCGGATGGTGATTACCAGACCTACAAGGCGGAATCCGGAGCCTTCGTTCGGGAGCACTTCTTCGGCAAGTCGCCCGAGACCAAGGAGCTCGTCGCGGAGATGTCTGACGACGAGATTTGGAACCTTAAGCGCGGCGGCCACGACTACCACAAGGTCTATGCGGCTTACCGTGCAGCGATGGAGTTCAAGGGGAAGCCGACCGTCATCTTGGCTAAGACGGTCAAGGGCTACGGCCTCGGACCGCACTTCGAGGCGCGTAATGCCACGCACCAGATGAAGAAGCTGACCCTCGATGACTTGAAGGCATTCCGCGATCACTTGCGGATTCCGATTACGGACGAGCAGCTCGAAGCCGATCCGTACCGTCCTCCGTACTACCATCCAGGCAGTGACTCGCCGGAGATCAAGTACATGATGGAGCGCCGCGCGGCCTTGGGCGGATCGGTTCCAGAGCGCCGGTCGAAGCATCAAGAGGTGACCCTCCCAGATGAGAAGGCCTACGCCATCGCCAAACGCGGTTCCGGTAAGCAAGAGGCGGCAACCACGATGGCCTTTGTGCGTCTGCTCAAGGACATCATGCGGGACAAGAACTTCGGTGATCGCATTGTGCCGATTGTTCCGGATGAGGCGCGGACCTTCGGCATGGACTCGTTCTTCCCGACGGCGAAAATCTACAACCCTAAGGGACAGAACTACCTGTCGGTGGATCGCGATTTGGTGTTGGCCTACAAAGAGTCTCCGGCTGGTCAGATTCTGCACCCCGGCATCAACGAGGCCGGCGCGCTCGGCGCTTTCACCGGCATTGGGACGGCCTATGCCACGCATGGTGAGCCCCTGGTTCCCGTCTACGTCTTCTATTCGATGTTTGGGTTCCAGCGCACGGGCGATCAGTTCTGGGCGGCCGCGGACCAAATGACGCGCGGATTCATCATCGGCGCCACCGCCGGACGCACCACGCTGACCGGTGAAGGCTTGCAGCACGCGGATGGGCACTCCCCGATCCTCGCCTCGACCAATCCGGCGGTCGTCACCTACGATCCTGCGTACGGCTACGAGATCGGGCACATTGTGCGCGCCGGGCTTGAGCGCATGTACGGCGGTGAGCACGCCGACCCGAATGTCATGTACTACCTCACCGTGTACAACGAGCCGATCTCCCAGCCCGCCGAACCGGAGGAGCTCGACGTTGACGGAGTCCTGAAGGGCATTTATCTCGCGGCTCCGGCGCAGGTCGACGGGCCGCGCACCCAGCTGCTGGCTTCCGGTGTCGCCATGCCGTGGGCGATCGAGGCGCAGAAGATGCTCGCCGATGAGTGGGGCGTGTCAGCCGATGTCTGGTCGGTAACCAGCTGGAACGAATTGCGGCGCGACGCGCTGGCTGCCGAAGAGGAGTCATTCTTGAATCCGTCGAGCGAGGCGCGCACGCCGTTCATCGCTCAGCAGCTGGCCGGTGCGACGGGACCGGTGGTCGCTGTGAGCGACTACATGTCCTCCGTGCCGGATCAGGTGCGCCAGTACGTACCCAACGAGTGGGCCTCCTTGGGCGCGGACGGATTCGGCTTCTCCGATACGCGCGCAGCCGCTCGTCGCTTCTTCAAGATCGACGCGCACAGCATCGTCGTGCGTACCCTGCAGATGCTGGCTCGACGCGGCGAGGTATCGGCCGACGCCCCGCAGCAAGCCTTTGAGCGGTACCAGCTCGACGACGTCAACGCCGGTACGTCGGGAAACGCGGGTGGCGACGCCTAA
- a CDS encoding PucR family transcriptional regulator, whose product MTDSRSTSAKPRVPRQPQPSQETLERLKSHLGVLSTAALKHLDQSLPWYRGLEPEERAALGLVAQKGIASFVSWYEQPASPQWVLNDVFGAAPTELTRSISLQKALQLIRTIVEVVENQVPDLASEAEQVRLREAVLRYSREVAFAAADVYARAAETRGAWDSRLEALVVDAVLRGESTDTLRSRFAAVGWKSRAGIHVMVGGAPEQSTAPFVGELRRASLRYAHDCLVGIQGERLIVMLGGIRDNAAAGFERLAEYFADGPVVYGPRAESLRAATLSAQAAFAGLAAAPAWTQAPRPTAADDLWPERVIHGDDSAKRALQANVYGPIVKAGNGLIETLTTYLGLGHSLEGTARELFVHANTVRYRLKRVAEITGWDPLLPREAYVLHTALAVGRLAEGGTAE is encoded by the coding sequence ATGACCGATTCGCGCTCGACCTCGGCGAAGCCCCGGGTGCCTCGACAACCTCAACCCAGCCAGGAAACTCTCGAGCGCCTCAAGTCGCATCTTGGCGTTCTATCGACCGCGGCGCTGAAGCACCTAGACCAGTCCTTGCCCTGGTATCGCGGGCTCGAGCCCGAAGAGCGTGCGGCGCTAGGACTGGTGGCCCAGAAGGGCATCGCCTCGTTCGTCTCCTGGTATGAGCAGCCGGCCAGTCCGCAATGGGTTCTCAACGACGTGTTCGGAGCCGCTCCGACGGAATTGACCCGTTCGATCAGTCTGCAGAAGGCGCTGCAGTTGATTCGCACCATCGTCGAAGTGGTCGAGAATCAGGTGCCGGACTTGGCGAGTGAAGCAGAGCAAGTCCGGCTGCGAGAAGCGGTGCTGCGCTATTCCCGTGAGGTCGCTTTCGCCGCGGCGGATGTCTATGCTCGCGCGGCCGAGACCCGCGGTGCCTGGGACAGCCGGTTGGAGGCTCTCGTGGTTGACGCCGTCCTACGGGGCGAAAGCACGGACACGCTCCGTTCACGCTTTGCCGCCGTGGGGTGGAAGTCCCGCGCCGGAATTCACGTGATGGTCGGTGGTGCGCCGGAGCAGTCCACGGCCCCGTTCGTGGGCGAACTGCGCCGAGCTTCCCTTAGGTACGCGCACGACTGCCTCGTGGGAATTCAAGGCGAGCGACTCATCGTGATGCTCGGCGGTATTCGAGACAACGCGGCGGCCGGGTTCGAGCGCCTCGCGGAGTATTTCGCGGACGGCCCCGTGGTTTATGGTCCCCGCGCCGAGTCACTTAGGGCGGCTACGCTGTCGGCTCAGGCCGCCTTCGCCGGGCTCGCGGCGGCCCCCGCGTGGACCCAAGCGCCCCGTCCGACGGCCGCCGACGATTTGTGGCCCGAACGCGTCATTCACGGCGATGACAGTGCCAAACGCGCGTTGCAGGCCAACGTCTACGGACCGATCGTCAAGGCGGGCAATGGACTGATCGAGACGTTGACGACGTACCTTGGCCTCGGCCATTCGCTCGAAGGCACAGCACGCGAATTATTCGTTCACGCGAACACCGTGAGGTATCGCCTCAAGCGGGTTGCAGAAATCACCGGTTGGGACCCGCTCTTGCCCCGCGAAGCGTACGTGCTACACACTGCTCTGGCCGTCGGACGGCTCGCCGAGGGCGGAACGGCTGAGTGA
- a CDS encoding ACP S-malonyltransferase — MLAIVCPGQGSQTPGFLSPWLELTGVEEQLTALSELAGRDLIAHGTTSDEETIKDTAIAQPLIVAAGLVTYRALAGSEAAAAADGGVVAGHSVGEITASAVAGALSEQDAMRLVRARANAMAEAAHASPTGMTAVVGGQPEDVAAAIASAGLTAANANGAGQVVAAGTVDQLQVLAQNPPERARVIPLKVAGAFHTQHMASAVDVLERLRPELSPRDPRLPLLSNFDGRPVASGTDNLDSLIAQVSRPVRWDRCMEQLTAMGVTGVLELAPAGTLVGLAKRGMRGTASFALKTPEDLEAARAFASEHLEAAKEN; from the coding sequence GTGCTTGCAATTGTGTGCCCCGGACAGGGATCTCAGACCCCCGGCTTCCTGTCCCCGTGGCTTGAACTGACGGGTGTCGAAGAACAGTTGACGGCGCTCTCCGAGCTGGCCGGACGCGATCTGATCGCGCACGGCACGACGTCGGACGAAGAGACCATCAAGGACACGGCCATCGCGCAGCCGCTGATCGTCGCTGCTGGGTTGGTGACCTACCGCGCGCTGGCCGGATCCGAGGCCGCGGCGGCGGCGGACGGAGGCGTGGTGGCCGGTCACTCCGTCGGGGAGATCACGGCGTCCGCGGTGGCGGGAGCGCTCTCCGAGCAGGATGCCATGAGGCTCGTCCGCGCGCGCGCCAACGCCATGGCGGAAGCAGCCCACGCGTCGCCGACTGGCATGACTGCCGTCGTCGGAGGGCAACCGGAAGACGTTGCTGCAGCGATTGCTTCGGCCGGGCTGACCGCCGCTAACGCGAATGGCGCGGGCCAGGTTGTCGCGGCCGGGACTGTTGATCAGCTTCAGGTTTTGGCTCAGAACCCTCCGGAGCGTGCCCGGGTCATCCCGTTGAAGGTTGCTGGCGCTTTTCACACGCAGCACATGGCCAGCGCCGTCGACGTCCTCGAACGCCTGCGGCCGGAGTTGTCGCCTCGCGACCCGCGGCTGCCGCTCTTGAGTAACTTCGACGGTCGCCCCGTCGCCTCCGGCACCGACAACCTCGACAGCCTCATCGCTCAGGTTTCCCGTCCCGTGCGCTGGGACCGCTGCATGGAGCAGCTCACTGCGATGGGCGTGACGGGCGTTCTGGAACTTGCCCCCGCAGGAACGCTGGTGGGCTTGGCCAAGCGTGGCATGCGCGGCACGGCATCGTTTGCGCTGAAAACGCCGGAGGATCTGGAGGCAGCCCGTGCCTTCGCGTCCGAACACCTTGAGGCAGCGAAGGAGAACTAG